The sequence ATTTTTAACAGCTCTTCAGCAGTTATTCCACTGTATTTTTTAAGGCTCTCTCTTATGAAATCCTTGAGGATTTCCCTGTCGTTCTCAGAAATTCTTTTCTTGTATTCCCTTAAAAGATGTTCAGTTGATTTTTTTGAAGAATAAGTTTTATCGGTGTTAGGAGTATTGAAAGTAGTGTCATCTCTGCTATTTCTTCTCTCGCCGTCCTTTTTTTCTTGCACGATATGGACCAGTTTTTACTGAAATGTATGAACGCACACAAAAATTATACAAATATACTTATTATGTAAGTATTTTAATATATAAATATTTCTTTTTTTCCATTAAATTAACCTACTATGTAAGTATAGAATTTGACGTATTATGTAAGTAAAATTTTAATTTTTTTGGGCTATTCAAAAGATTTATATAGAAATTTTCTATTCCCAAACTCTTATGAACATTTCTGACATCATTGACGGATTGCATCCCTATGAGAGAAAAGCAATTATGGCTATGAAAGATGCAACCGGGTTTAATGATATTCTGGCAAAAAGCGGGCTTAAGGACATCCAGCTCATGCGGGCAATCCAGTGGCTCCAGAACAAAAACCTTGTTATTGTCAAGGAAGAGATAAAAGAGCTTATTGCGCCTGATTCAAACGGAAAAATCTATCTTAAGGCAGGATTGCCTGAAAAAAGGTTTCTTCTTGCAATAAAGGGCGGTCCAGCCAATATTTCTGCTTTAAAGTCAAAAATAAATCTTTCTTCCCAGGAGATTGAAGTCTGCATAGGGCTTCTTAGGAAGAAGCTTGCGATAAACATAAAGAAGAAGGCAAAAGGGCTTGAATTTGAGATTACTGACAATGGGCGTGAAATCCTTGAGCGCGGCTCGCTCGAGGAGCAGTTCCTTAAAAGGCTTCCTATAGAATCCTCAGGAATGGGGCGGGAAGACAGGTTCTGCTTTGATGAGCTGAAGAAGCGCCAGAAGATTATCAAGACCAAGCTTGTTAAGACAAGGACTGTTTTCCTGACAGATGATGGAAAGGAAATTGCCGGCTATGACCTCATGCAGGAGAATATTGAGGCTCTAACCCCTGAGCTCATAAAAAGCGGCTCATGGCAGTTCAAGAAATTCAGGAGGTATGATGTCAAGGCTTCTGTGCCGAGGGTGTTTTACGGGAGAAGGCACTTTACAAATGAGGCTCTTGATTACATAAAGAGGATTTGGCTGGATATGGGTTTTAAAGAGATGCAGGGCAGATTGGTCCAGCAGAGCTTCTGGAATTTTGACGCGCTTTTCACTCCACAGGATCACCCTGCAAGGGAGATGCAGGATACTTTCTTTCTTGGAAATCCAGACAAGGCAAAGCTTCCTGATAAGGCGCTTGTTGAAAAGGTGTCCTCAGCTCACGAAAACGGATGGACAACAGGAAGCAAGGGCTGGCGCTACCACTGGAATCCAGAGGAAGCAAAAAAGCTGGTGCTAAGGACCCACACTACAGCGCTTTCATCAAGGACAATTGCATCATTGAATCCGGAAAGCCTTCCGGCAAGGTATTTTGCAGTCGGAAGATGTTTCAGGAACGAGACTCAGGACTGGAGCCACCTTTTTGAGTTCTACCAGGTTGAGGGAATTGTAATTGACCCCAATGCAAATTTCAAGAATCTCATAGGATACCTGAAGCTTTTTTACAAAAAGATGGGATATGACGAGATAAGAATAAGGCCGGGCTATTTCCCATATACTGAGATGAGCGCAGAGATTGATGTGTATGACAAGAGCCGCGGAAAGTGGATTGAGCTTGGAGGCGCAGGGATGTTCAGGCCCGAAGTTGTTAAGCCCCTTCTCGGAAAGGATGTGCCTGTTCTTGCCTGGGGGCTCGGACTTGCAAGGATTATAGTCAAATAAGCATACCTCCTGAAGCTTCTGGGAAAAAAGGTTCCTGACAGGATTCTTGAAGAAAGAATATGCATGCTTGGGACAGCTCTCGATAAGATTGATTCAAAAGAGCTTGCAGTAGAAGTGTTTCCAAACAGGCCTGATATGCTTTCTGTTGAGGGGTTTGCAAGGGCTCTTTCAGTTTTCATTGGCATAAAAAAGGGTTTTAAGGAATACAAAGTCAAGAAAACCCCCCTTAAGGTTGATGTTGATTCCTCTGTAAAGAGTGTAAGGCCGTTCATAAAGTGCGCAGTAATGAGAAACGTTAATCTTGACGATGATGCAATAAAGAGCCTTATGCAGCTTCAGGAAAAGCTTCACCAGACTCACGGCAGAAAGAGGAAGAGGGTTGCAATAGGAGTTCATGATTTTGACAAGATAAAGTTCCCTCTTAAATACAAGGC comes from Candidatus Woesearchaeota archaeon and encodes:
- a CDS encoding phenylalanine--tRNA ligase subunit alpha codes for the protein MNISDIIDGLHPYERKAIMAMKDATGFNDILAKSGLKDIQLMRAIQWLQNKNLVIVKEEIKELIAPDSNGKIYLKAGLPEKRFLLAIKGGPANISALKSKINLSSQEIEVCIGLLRKKLAINIKKKAKGLEFEITDNGREILERGSLEEQFLKRLPIESSGMGREDRFCFDELKKRQKIIKTKLVKTRTVFLTDDGKEIAGYDLMQENIEALTPELIKSGSWQFKKFRRYDVKASVPRVFYGRRHFTNEALDYIKRIWLDMGFKEMQGRLVQQSFWNFDALFTPQDHPAREMQDTFFLGNPDKAKLPDKALVEKVSSAHENGWTTGSKGWRYHWNPEEAKKLVLRTHTTALSSRTIASLNPESLPARYFAVGRCFRNETQDWSHLFEFYQVEGIVIDPNANFKNLIGYLKLFYKKMGYDEIRIRPGYFPYTEMSAEIDVYDKSRGKWIELGGAGMFRPEVVKPLLGKDVPVLAWGLGLARIIVK